A genomic region of Zea mays cultivar B73 chromosome 6, Zm-B73-REFERENCE-NAM-5.0, whole genome shotgun sequence contains the following coding sequences:
- the LOC100276631 gene encoding 60S ribosomal protein L22, with translation MEMIKRILIAALLVVAVSATAVLASTEAAAAGAPAASESSASAEAPAGAAGAGAGTGTAAGPSASGAAPALAAAPAALLFSLLAYYLH, from the coding sequence ATGGAGATGATCAAGAGGATCCTCATCGCCGCGCTCCTCGTAGTCGCCGTCTCGGCCACCGCAGTGCTGGCCTCCACcgaggccgccgccgccggcgcccCAGCCGCCTCCGAGTCGTCGGCGTCCGCCGAAGCCCCCGCTGgcgccgccggcgccggcgccggcaccGGCACCGCCGCGGGGCCCTCCGCCAGCGGCgccgcgcccgccctcgccgCCGCGCCCGCCGCGCTCCTCTTCTCCCTCCTCGCCTACTACCTGCACTAA